In one Halosimplex halophilum genomic region, the following are encoded:
- the metG gene encoding methionine--tRNA ligase produces the protein MSHEEFPTDNPAVVTCGLPYANGDLHIGHLRTYVGGDVLSRALETLGQETAFVSGSDMHGTPIAVQAIEDGVDPEDFALEWHEQYEETFPKFDIDFDNYGHTHDDTNRELTYEIVERLEAEGYVEEQAIKVAWDPQEDQPLPDRYVEGTCPYCGADARGDECDEGCGRHLEPGEIEDPVSTISGNPAEYRERTHKFFRVSELADYLSDFLDRLEGTSNARNQPRQWIEDGLQDWCITRDLDWGFDYPGDDGEDLVLYVWVDAPIEYVASTKQYTERVGADTYDWEAAWKADEVGVEAGGPDSGEIVHIIGQDIIQHHTIFWPAMLHVAGYNEPRAVVASGFMNLDGDAFSTSRNRAIWAREFLDEGFHPDTLRYYLTTVGGFQDEIDFSWDRFAERVNGELVGNVGNFAYRSLLFAERNFGGTPDADVSEEVRERIEDAVEEFEAAVNDYSVRKATQAAVDLAAFGNEYIQRHEPWNLDDDEAAPVIRDCVQVAKAVAVLVYPATPDTAERLWEQLGEDGSVADATLDAALEAPPADFGEPTELFEKIDEERVEELNQKLEDRVEEVAEDADDGGDDGTETDEAAGSDEGSMDLEALAEERIGFDDFEELDIRVGRIESAEPIEDSDKLARLEVDIGLETRQVVAGIKQLHDLDELPGTKVVLLANMEKAELFGVESNGMVLAAGEQADLLTTHGDAEPGTKIR, from the coding sequence ATGAGCCACGAGGAGTTCCCCACTGACAATCCCGCCGTAGTGACCTGCGGGTTGCCCTACGCCAACGGCGACCTGCACATCGGCCACCTGCGGACGTACGTCGGCGGCGACGTGCTCTCGCGGGCCCTGGAGACGCTCGGCCAGGAGACGGCCTTCGTCTCCGGGTCGGACATGCACGGCACCCCGATCGCCGTCCAGGCCATCGAGGACGGCGTCGACCCCGAAGACTTCGCCCTGGAGTGGCACGAACAGTACGAGGAGACGTTCCCGAAGTTCGACATCGACTTCGACAACTACGGCCACACCCACGACGACACCAACCGCGAGCTCACCTACGAGATCGTCGAGCGGCTGGAGGCGGAGGGGTACGTCGAGGAACAGGCGATCAAGGTCGCCTGGGACCCCCAGGAGGACCAGCCCCTGCCCGACCGCTACGTCGAGGGCACCTGCCCGTACTGCGGCGCCGACGCCCGCGGCGACGAGTGCGACGAGGGCTGTGGCCGCCACCTCGAACCCGGCGAGATCGAGGATCCCGTCTCGACGATCTCCGGCAACCCCGCGGAGTACCGCGAGCGGACCCACAAGTTCTTCCGCGTCTCCGAGCTCGCCGACTACCTCTCGGACTTTCTCGACCGCCTGGAGGGGACCAGCAACGCCCGCAACCAGCCCCGCCAGTGGATCGAGGACGGTCTCCAGGACTGGTGTATCACCCGGGATCTGGACTGGGGGTTCGACTACCCCGGCGACGACGGCGAGGACCTGGTGCTGTACGTCTGGGTCGACGCGCCCATCGAGTACGTCGCCTCGACGAAGCAGTACACCGAGCGGGTCGGCGCCGACACCTACGACTGGGAAGCGGCCTGGAAGGCCGACGAGGTCGGCGTCGAGGCCGGCGGCCCCGACTCCGGGGAGATCGTCCACATCATCGGCCAGGACATCATCCAGCACCACACGATCTTCTGGCCGGCCATGCTCCACGTCGCGGGCTACAACGAGCCACGCGCCGTCGTCGCCAGCGGGTTCATGAACCTCGACGGCGACGCCTTCTCGACGAGCCGCAACCGCGCGATCTGGGCCCGCGAGTTCCTGGACGAGGGGTTCCACCCCGACACGCTGCGGTACTACCTCACCACGGTCGGCGGCTTCCAGGACGAGATTGACTTCTCCTGGGACCGGTTCGCCGAGCGGGTCAACGGCGAATTAGTGGGGAACGTCGGCAACTTCGCCTACCGCTCGCTCCTGTTCGCCGAGCGCAACTTCGGCGGCACGCCCGACGCCGACGTGAGCGAGGAGGTCCGCGAGCGCATCGAGGACGCGGTCGAGGAGTTCGAGGCCGCGGTCAACGACTACTCCGTCCGGAAGGCCACCCAGGCCGCCGTCGACCTGGCGGCGTTCGGTAACGAGTACATCCAGCGCCACGAGCCCTGGAACCTCGACGACGACGAGGCCGCGCCGGTCATCCGCGACTGCGTCCAGGTCGCCAAGGCCGTCGCCGTCCTCGTCTACCCCGCCACCCCCGACACCGCCGAACGGCTCTGGGAGCAGCTCGGCGAGGACGGGTCGGTCGCCGACGCCACGCTCGACGCCGCGCTGGAGGCCCCGCCCGCCGACTTCGGCGAACCCACCGAGCTGTTCGAGAAGATCGACGAGGAGCGCGTCGAGGAACTGAACCAGAAGCTCGAAGACCGCGTCGAGGAAGTGGCGGAGGACGCGGACGACGGCGGTGACGACGGAACCGAAACCGACGAGGCCGCCGGGAGCGACGAGGGGAGTATGGACTTGGAAGCCCTCGCCGAGGAGCGCATCGGGTTCGACGACTTCGAGGAGCTGGACATCCGCGTCGGGCGGATCGAGTCGGCCGAACCCATCGAGGACTCGGACAAGCTCGCCCGCCTCGAAGTGGACATCGGCCTGGAGACGCGGCAGGTCGTCGCCGGCATCAAGCAGCTGCACGACCTCGACGAGCTGCCGGGGACGAAGGTCGTCCTGCTGGCGAACATGGAGAAGGCGGAGCTGTTCGGCGTCGAGTCCAACGGCATGGTGCTCGCGGCGGGTGAGCAGGCCGACCTGCTGACCACCCACGGCGACGCCGAGCCCGGGACGAAGATCCGGTAG
- the ppsA gene encoding phosphoenolpyruvate synthase: protein MALLWLDDITAEDFDSVGGKGASLGELTSAGLPVPPGFVVTAETYRSFIEETGIDEELFEAVDVSVDDSQALAEAAERAQELITETELPDSIREEILAAYDDIEDGDASVAVRSSATAEDLPDASFAGQQETFLNVTRSGLLDKVRDCWASLFTQRAIYYRQEQGFSHDVVNIAVVVQLMVDAEKSGVMFTSHPTTGAPQAIVESAWGLGEAVVSGAVSPDKYVLDRETGELRDATVATKKVMHVRDEETGETIERPVPEDRRDEQVLSEAELDRLVGLGDEIESYYGDPQDVEWAIADGELYVLQSRPITTIDEDAQEVEGASNSVEDVAGVADGGAAAADSGGGSGGSEGNVVFSGIGASPGRVSGPARIVRKLDHLDKVEEGDVIVAEMTTPDMVPAMKRAAGIITDEGGMTSHAAIVSRELGVPAIVGTEQGSERLHDGQVVTIDGEKGTVEQGDATGGDEREPVEEVRPQAPVKPMTATEVKVNVSIPDAAERAAATGADGVGLLRMEHMILSTNKTPERYIEDHSAEEYVDEIVDGVRGVAEEFYPRPVRVRTLDAPTDEFRQLEGGADEPAEHNPMLGYRGIRRSLDRPDLFAHELAAFRRLFELGYDNVEIMFPLVNDAEDVLRARRLMEQEGIDPDKQDWGVMIETPAAALGVEAMADAGIDFVSFGTNDLTQYTLAVDRNNGRVADRFDELHPSVLKLISETIETCREEGVATSICGQAASKPEMVDHLVNEGVTSISANIDAVRDVQHEVKRVEQKLLLDDVR from the coding sequence ATGGCATTACTCTGGCTGGACGACATCACGGCCGAGGATTTCGACTCGGTCGGAGGTAAAGGCGCATCCCTGGGGGAGCTGACATCGGCGGGGCTGCCGGTTCCGCCCGGGTTCGTCGTGACGGCCGAGACGTACCGGTCGTTCATCGAGGAGACCGGCATCGACGAGGAGCTGTTCGAGGCCGTCGACGTCTCCGTCGACGACTCCCAGGCGCTGGCGGAGGCCGCCGAGCGCGCCCAGGAGCTCATCACGGAGACCGAACTGCCCGACTCCATCCGCGAGGAGATCCTCGCGGCCTACGACGACATCGAGGACGGCGACGCCTCCGTGGCGGTCCGCTCGTCGGCGACGGCGGAGGACCTGCCCGACGCCTCCTTCGCCGGCCAGCAGGAGACGTTCCTCAACGTCACCCGCTCGGGCCTGCTCGACAAGGTCCGGGACTGCTGGGCCTCGCTTTTCACCCAGCGGGCCATCTACTACCGCCAGGAACAGGGCTTCTCCCACGACGTGGTCAACATCGCGGTCGTCGTCCAGCTGATGGTCGACGCCGAGAAGAGCGGCGTCATGTTCACGAGCCACCCCACCACGGGCGCCCCACAGGCGATCGTCGAGTCCGCGTGGGGCCTGGGCGAGGCGGTCGTCTCCGGCGCCGTCTCCCCCGACAAGTACGTCCTCGACCGCGAGACGGGCGAGCTGCGCGACGCAACCGTCGCCACCAAGAAGGTCATGCACGTCCGCGACGAGGAGACCGGCGAGACCATCGAGCGGCCGGTCCCCGAGGACAGGCGCGACGAACAGGTCCTCTCCGAGGCGGAACTCGACCGCCTCGTGGGCCTGGGCGACGAGATCGAGTCCTACTACGGCGACCCCCAGGACGTGGAGTGGGCCATCGCCGACGGCGAGCTGTACGTCCTCCAGTCGCGGCCGATCACCACCATCGACGAGGACGCCCAGGAGGTCGAAGGGGCATCCAACAGCGTCGAGGACGTGGCGGGCGTCGCCGACGGCGGCGCGGCCGCCGCCGACTCGGGCGGGGGCAGCGGCGGGTCGGAGGGCAACGTCGTCTTCTCGGGCATCGGCGCCAGCCCCGGCCGCGTGTCGGGCCCGGCCCGGATCGTCCGCAAGCTCGACCACCTCGACAAGGTCGAGGAGGGCGACGTGATCGTCGCCGAGATGACCACCCCCGACATGGTGCCGGCGATGAAACGCGCCGCCGGCATCATCACCGACGAGGGCGGCATGACCAGCCACGCCGCCATCGTCTCGCGGGAACTCGGCGTCCCGGCCATCGTCGGCACCGAGCAGGGCTCCGAGCGGCTCCACGACGGCCAGGTCGTCACCATCGACGGCGAGAAGGGCACCGTCGAGCAGGGCGACGCCACCGGCGGCGACGAACGGGAACCCGTCGAGGAGGTCCGGCCGCAGGCCCCCGTCAAGCCGATGACCGCGACGGAGGTCAAGGTCAACGTCTCCATCCCGGACGCCGCCGAGCGCGCCGCGGCGACCGGCGCCGACGGCGTCGGCCTCCTGCGGATGGAGCACATGATCCTCTCGACGAACAAGACGCCCGAGCGGTACATCGAGGACCACAGCGCCGAGGAGTACGTCGACGAGATCGTCGACGGGGTGCGGGGCGTCGCCGAGGAGTTCTACCCCCGGCCCGTCCGCGTGCGCACGCTCGACGCGCCCACCGACGAGTTCCGCCAGCTGGAGGGCGGCGCCGACGAGCCCGCCGAGCACAACCCGATGCTCGGCTACCGGGGCATCCGCCGCAGCCTCGACCGCCCCGATCTGTTCGCCCACGAACTCGCCGCGTTCCGCCGGCTGTTCGAGCTGGGCTACGACAACGTCGAGATCATGTTCCCGCTCGTCAACGACGCCGAGGACGTGCTGCGAGCCCGCCGGCTCATGGAACAGGAGGGCATCGACCCCGACAAGCAGGACTGGGGCGTGATGATCGAGACGCCCGCCGCCGCGCTGGGCGTCGAGGCGATGGCCGACGCCGGCATCGACTTCGTCTCGTTCGGCACGAACGACCTCACCCAGTACACCCTCGCGGTCGACCGCAACAACGGGCGGGTCGCCGATCGGTTCGACGAGCTGCACCCCTCGGTGCTCAAGCTCATCAGCGAGACCATCGAGACCTGCCGCGAGGAGGGTGTCGCCACGAGCATCTGCGGCCAGGCCGCCTCGAAACCCGAGATGGTCGACCACCTCGTCAACGAGGGGGTCACCTCCATCTCCGCGAACATCGACGCCGTCCGCGACGTGCAACACGAGGTCAAGCGCGTCGAGCAGAAGCTGCTGCTCGACGACGTGCGTTGA
- the mfnA gene encoding tyrosine decarboxylase MfnA: MQLAEPQDFERVLSSMCTEPHPAAREAAERFLATNPGDPGTYESVAALEERAVDLLGEVTGHPDPEGYVASGGTEANIQAVRIARNRADTDDPNVVAPTSAHFSFTKAADLLDVEYRTAPTTDHRADPAAMAELVDEDTVCVVAVAGSTEYGYVDPVPEVADLAHEVDALCHVDAAWGGFVLPFTDHAWGFDDAAVDTLTIDPHKMGQAAIPAGGLLVRDRELLDELAIRTPYLESTSQVTLTGTRSGAGVASAVAAMDALWPEGYREQYDRSMDNAEWLADQLAARGHDVVEPDLPLVAADLSVPMTEELRSRGWRVSKTGADEMRVVCMPHVTRSMLRSFVADLDWY; this comes from the coding sequence ATGCAGCTGGCCGAGCCGCAGGACTTCGAGCGCGTCCTGTCGTCGATGTGTACCGAACCCCACCCCGCGGCTCGGGAGGCGGCCGAACGGTTCCTGGCGACCAACCCCGGCGACCCCGGCACCTACGAGAGCGTCGCCGCTCTGGAGGAGCGGGCGGTCGACCTGCTGGGCGAGGTGACCGGCCACCCCGACCCCGAGGGCTACGTCGCCAGCGGCGGGACGGAGGCCAACATCCAGGCCGTCCGGATCGCCCGCAACCGCGCCGACACCGACGACCCCAACGTCGTCGCCCCCACGAGCGCCCACTTCTCCTTCACCAAGGCCGCCGACCTCCTCGACGTGGAGTACCGCACCGCGCCGACGACCGACCACCGCGCCGACCCCGCGGCGATGGCCGAACTCGTCGACGAGGACACCGTCTGCGTCGTCGCCGTCGCCGGCTCGACCGAGTACGGCTACGTCGACCCGGTCCCCGAGGTCGCCGACCTCGCTCACGAGGTCGACGCGCTCTGTCACGTCGACGCCGCCTGGGGCGGGTTCGTCCTCCCCTTCACCGACCACGCGTGGGGCTTCGACGACGCCGCCGTGGACACGCTGACCATCGACCCCCACAAGATGGGCCAGGCCGCCATCCCCGCCGGCGGGCTGCTGGTCCGCGACCGCGAGCTACTGGACGAACTCGCCATCCGGACACCCTACCTGGAGTCCACGTCGCAGGTGACGCTGACCGGGACGCGCAGCGGCGCGGGCGTCGCCAGCGCCGTCGCGGCGATGGACGCGCTGTGGCCGGAGGGCTACCGCGAGCAGTACGACCGGTCGATGGACAACGCGGAGTGGCTGGCCGACCAGCTCGCCGCCCGGGGCCACGACGTGGTCGAGCCGGACCTGCCGCTGGTGGCGGCGGACCTGTCGGTGCCGATGACCGAGGAGCTGCGCTCGCGGGGCTGGCGCGTCTCGAAGACGGGCGCCGACGAGATGCGCGTCGTCTGCATGCCCCACGTCACCCGCTCGATGCTGCGGTCGTTCGTCGCCGACCTCGACTGGTACTGA
- a CDS encoding DUF7344 domain-containing protein, with translation MNNGGNTSRLFGALADRDRRIVLYYLREHESASVGTLADLVTGWAEAGPGPDRPVAREDVRVALHHVHLPALDAAGLVEYDSDEGRVTLVPLSAGGEAAVDAALAADTTEAGVDLDALLASAGDPGAEDGG, from the coding sequence ATGAATAATGGGGGAAACACGTCCCGCCTGTTCGGGGCGCTCGCCGATCGTGACAGGCGTATCGTGCTCTACTACCTGCGAGAGCACGAGTCGGCGTCCGTCGGGACGCTCGCGGACCTGGTGACCGGGTGGGCGGAGGCGGGACCGGGCCCCGACCGGCCGGTCGCCCGGGAGGACGTGCGGGTCGCGCTCCACCACGTCCACCTGCCGGCGCTCGACGCGGCGGGACTCGTCGAGTACGACTCCGACGAGGGGCGAGTCACGCTCGTCCCGCTCTCGGCCGGCGGGGAGGCGGCCGTCGACGCGGCACTGGCGGCCGACACGACCGAGGCGGGCGTCGACCTCGACGCTCTGCTCGCTTCGGCAGGCGACCCGGGGGCGGAGGATGGGGGGTGA
- a CDS encoding DICT sensory domain-containing protein, whose product MGGDGGDRLRELRERARGPRKTITTFGPEPYDDLAPVLDRFDADLRHESLPIPEESGYLVVERDGEYLGAVPAAAFDELRDPSGGAPWDATADASAYRELVGLLSGTAFEMDDRSRLVATAREVEDRAWRTGRGSLYATFQSLSAFRAQVPMYEHLAGTTDLSVTVFGEPDWEPPAIDGVAVHRDETGEVTDFWVVAFDGAGEDDAKSALIAAEERPGTYAGVVTYDPTVVDDLTAYLGGLAASTP is encoded by the coding sequence ATGGGGGGTGACGGCGGGGACCGCCTCCGCGAGCTACGCGAGCGGGCGCGCGGCCCGCGGAAGACGATAACGACCTTCGGCCCGGAGCCGTACGACGACCTGGCGCCCGTTCTCGACCGGTTCGACGCCGACCTGCGCCACGAGTCGCTGCCGATCCCCGAGGAGTCGGGGTATCTCGTCGTCGAGCGCGACGGGGAGTACCTCGGGGCCGTCCCGGCGGCGGCGTTCGACGAACTGCGGGACCCCTCCGGGGGCGCGCCCTGGGACGCGACCGCGGACGCGTCGGCCTACCGCGAGCTGGTCGGGCTGCTCTCGGGAACCGCCTTCGAGATGGACGACAGGAGCCGGCTGGTGGCGACCGCCCGCGAGGTCGAGGACCGCGCCTGGCGGACCGGTCGCGGGAGCCTCTACGCGACCTTCCAGTCGCTGTCGGCCTTCCGGGCGCAGGTCCCGATGTACGAACACCTGGCGGGGACGACCGACCTGTCCGTCACGGTCTTCGGCGAGCCCGACTGGGAGCCGCCCGCTATCGACGGCGTCGCCGTCCACCGCGACGAGACGGGGGAGGTCACCGACTTCTGGGTCGTCGCCTTCGACGGCGCCGGCGAGGACGACGCCAAGTCCGCGCTGATCGCCGCGGAGGAGCGACCGGGGACCTACGCCGGGGTGGTGACCTACGACCCCACGGTCGTCGACGACCTGACCGCGTATCTCGGCGGCCTGGCCGCCTCGACCCCGTGA
- a CDS encoding winged helix-turn-helix domain-containing protein, with protein sequence MEGVLWYVFASTRGGDNRARILRAIDERPRNANQLAEDLDLDYTTVRHHLDVLEDNNVVEASGDDYGAVYLPTDQCRANWDTVEEVLETVLEDDS encoded by the coding sequence ATGGAAGGGGTGCTGTGGTACGTGTTCGCCAGCACCCGCGGGGGTGACAACCGGGCGCGCATCCTCCGTGCGATAGACGAGCGGCCGCGCAACGCCAACCAGCTCGCCGAGGACCTCGACCTGGACTACACCACCGTCCGCCACCATCTCGACGTACTCGAGGACAACAACGTCGTCGAGGCCAGCGGCGACGACTACGGCGCCGTCTACCTCCCCACCGACCAGTGTCGCGCAAACTGGGACACCGTCGAGGAGGTCCTCGAGACCGTCCTGGAGGACGATTCATGA
- a CDS encoding type II toxin-antitoxin system VapC family toxin translates to MTPVAAVDTSVLVGRADADDRHHDAATAIVDGIDRGRLPTGRVTNYVVLEMLNWIHGRRRHEAAIALYASLKASAGFEIHHAPRKDYDRAIDLFETYDGLAFGDATVVAHLQREGIEHLYSFDDDFDAVAGVTRLATPDDPF, encoded by the coding sequence GTGACGCCGGTCGCGGCCGTCGACACGAGTGTGCTGGTGGGGAGAGCGGACGCGGACGACCGGCACCACGATGCCGCGACTGCTATCGTCGACGGTATCGACCGCGGGCGACTCCCGACGGGACGCGTCACGAACTACGTCGTTCTGGAGATGCTGAACTGGATCCACGGCCGTCGGCGCCACGAGGCAGCGATCGCGCTGTACGCCTCACTGAAGGCGTCGGCCGGGTTCGAGATCCATCACGCGCCGCGGAAAGACTACGACCGGGCGATCGACCTGTTCGAGACGTACGACGGCCTCGCGTTCGGCGACGCGACTGTCGTAGCGCACCTGCAGCGAGAAGGGATCGAGCACCTCTATTCGTTCGACGACGACTTCGACGCGGTGGCGGGCGTCACCCGACTGGCGACGCCCGACGACCCGTTCTGA
- a CDS encoding YqaA family protein, whose protein sequence is MLPVEVPALLLGSSCSDPGGAVVTAVCTATGPAGLLIVLVYSFLITFILPLPSEIVLPLADQLRLGLPLWANLAIVVLVASVGKAGGSVFAFHIGQEAKESGPVIRWLRRSRFDIIEWSQSKVVQLSKKYGYAGLALALSVPAFPDTLSVYAFSVLEDDYVKFAAATFVGSVGRFLVWILFFRGAVANL, encoded by the coding sequence GTGCTCCCCGTCGAGGTCCCCGCGCTCCTGCTCGGCAGTTCCTGTAGCGACCCCGGCGGCGCGGTCGTCACCGCCGTCTGCACCGCGACGGGCCCCGCCGGTCTGCTCATCGTCCTCGTCTACTCCTTCCTGATCACGTTCATCCTCCCGCTGCCCTCGGAGATCGTCCTCCCGCTGGCCGACCAGCTCCGGCTGGGCCTGCCGCTGTGGGCCAACCTCGCGATCGTCGTCCTCGTCGCCAGCGTCGGCAAGGCCGGCGGCAGCGTCTTCGCGTTCCACATCGGCCAGGAGGCCAAGGAGTCGGGCCCCGTCATCCGGTGGCTCCGCCGGTCGCGGTTCGACATCATCGAGTGGTCACAGTCGAAGGTCGTCCAGCTCTCGAAGAAGTACGGCTACGCCGGCCTCGCGCTGGCGCTGTCTGTGCCCGCCTTCCCCGACACGCTCTCGGTCTACGCCTTCTCCGTGCTCGAAGACGACTACGTCAAGTTCGCCGCCGCCACCTTCGTCGGCAGCGTCGGCCGCTTCCTCGTCTGGATCCTCTTTTTCCGCGGCGCCGTCGCGAACCTGTGA
- a CDS encoding LiaF transmembrane domain-containing protein, giving the protein MEYRRVTSQILVGAVVVLLGVVLLAETTGIYDADRLLVYVPSLFVLVGLFAVVASGFRNLFGPLAVVIVAGGWQLVALDVLAPETVFSLWPVLLVLFGLSLIAGQYRARAVARESDFLTSVAVFGGRAERSTSKTFHGADLTAAFGGVELDLRDAVVEHPPATINANALFGAVEVVVPREWNVRVDVLPILAGAEDERPRREAEHDEVDLVITGFALFGGVAVQD; this is encoded by the coding sequence ATGGAGTACCGCCGCGTCACCTCCCAGATCCTCGTCGGCGCCGTCGTCGTGCTGCTGGGCGTCGTCCTGCTGGCCGAGACGACCGGCATCTACGACGCCGACCGGCTGCTCGTCTACGTCCCGTCGCTGTTCGTGCTGGTCGGCCTGTTCGCGGTCGTCGCCAGCGGCTTCCGGAACCTCTTCGGTCCGCTGGCGGTTGTGATCGTCGCCGGCGGCTGGCAACTGGTCGCGCTGGACGTGCTGGCCCCCGAGACGGTGTTCTCGCTGTGGCCCGTGTTGCTCGTCCTGTTCGGGCTCTCGCTGATCGCCGGGCAGTACCGCGCCCGCGCCGTCGCCCGCGAATCCGACTTCCTCACGTCGGTGGCCGTCTTCGGCGGCCGCGCCGAGCGGTCGACCTCGAAGACGTTCCACGGCGCCGACCTCACCGCCGCGTTCGGCGGGGTCGAACTCGACCTCCGGGACGCCGTCGTCGAACACCCGCCCGCGACGATCAACGCCAACGCCCTGTTCGGCGCCGTGGAGGTCGTCGTCCCCCGCGAGTGGAACGTCCGCGTGGACGTGCTCCCCATCCTGGCCGGCGCCGAGGACGAACGTCCCCGCCGCGAGGCGGAACACGACGAGGTCGACCTGGTCATCACCGGATTCGCGCTGTTCGGCGGCGTCGCAGTCCAGGACTGA
- a CDS encoding PhzF family phenazine biosynthesis protein, producing the protein MTENRRVQLVDAFTTEPMAGNPAGVVAEAADLADDQMGAIASELGASETAFVLPSDEADRRLRYFTPEREVDLCGHATVAAFASLAERGEVADGEHTVETEVGTLDVEVEPDGTVWLTQSPPEVREVDVSLEEAADALGLDTAALSEVGEDLPIARASTGLPFLVVPVGYFEQLSAVDPDLDAIEKLCKTNGAEGLYAFTFDTLEGEATLHGRAFVPLAGIPEDPVTGTASGAVGAYLRYQAALDADDPLVFEQGHFLDRPGRVLVDTREGEEGVTAPRVGGRAVTTLDGDLAIPESDEDDIIEA; encoded by the coding sequence ATGACCGAGAACCGTCGCGTCCAGCTCGTCGACGCGTTCACGACGGAACCGATGGCCGGCAACCCGGCGGGGGTCGTCGCCGAGGCGGCCGACCTCGCCGACGACCAGATGGGGGCTATCGCCTCCGAACTCGGCGCGAGCGAGACGGCGTTCGTCCTGCCGAGCGACGAAGCGGATCGGCGCCTGCGCTACTTCACGCCCGAGCGCGAGGTCGACCTCTGTGGCCACGCCACCGTCGCGGCGTTCGCGTCGCTGGCCGAGCGCGGCGAGGTCGCCGACGGCGAGCACACCGTCGAGACCGAGGTCGGGACCCTCGACGTGGAGGTCGAACCCGACGGCACCGTCTGGCTCACGCAGTCGCCGCCCGAGGTCCGCGAGGTCGACGTGTCGCTGGAGGAGGCGGCCGACGCGCTCGGCCTCGACACCGCGGCGCTGTCGGAGGTCGGCGAGGACCTGCCGATCGCCCGCGCCTCGACCGGCCTGCCCTTCCTCGTCGTTCCGGTCGGGTACTTCGAGCAACTGTCGGCGGTCGACCCCGACCTGGACGCTATCGAGAAACTGTGCAAGACGAACGGCGCCGAGGGGCTGTACGCGTTCACGTTCGACACGCTGGAGGGCGAGGCGACCCTGCACGGGCGGGCGTTCGTCCCGCTGGCGGGCATCCCCGAAGACCCCGTGACGGGCACGGCCAGCGGCGCGGTGGGCGCCTACCTGCGCTACCAGGCCGCGCTCGACGCCGACGACCCGCTCGTGTTCGAGCAGGGGCACTTCCTCGACCGCCCGGGTCGAGTACTCGTGGACACCCGCGAGGGCGAGGAGGGCGTGACCGCGCCGCGAGTCGGCGGCCGGGCGGTCACGACCCTCGACGGCGACCTCGCGATCCCCGAGAGCGACGAGGACGACATCATCGAGGCCTGA
- a CDS encoding AbrB/MazE/SpoVT family DNA-binding domain-containing protein produces the protein MATEETKVNDRGMVTVPASLRRRLDIEAGDKLRWDVDEDGDLTVTVVKQRSGAFDDFEAVSMGGDGLETHDLAGHEGDTAFSEDA, from the coding sequence ATGGCGACAGAGGAGACGAAGGTGAACGACCGGGGGATGGTGACGGTCCCGGCGTCGCTCCGTCGGCGGCTCGACATCGAAGCCGGGGACAAACTGCGCTGGGATGTCGACGAGGACGGCGACCTCACCGTGACCGTCGTCAAACAGCGGTCCGGCGCGTTCGACGACTTCGAGGCCGTCTCGATGGGGGGCGACGGCCTCGAAACGCACGACCTCGCGGGACACGAAGGCGATACCGCGTTCTCGGAGGACGCGTGA
- a CDS encoding SDR family oxidoreductase, giving the protein MSTEQSLEGDAAIVTGASSGIGEATAHALAEDGADVALAARREERLESIAADLEDAYGVETLVVPTNVRSEDAVDALVEKTVTEFGGLDLLVNNVGVVAGDGVDDLSTEDYRTMMEVNVDGYFFATRAALPHLRESSGTVVFIGSFAGQYPRPFNPVYAATKWWVRGFAKSVSADAGADDVAVTTINPAEVRSEFASESGESFEDRFDEGEVSEPTEIADAVRFAARQDPSMVSELDLYRRDKLTFF; this is encoded by the coding sequence ATGTCCACCGAGCAGTCCCTGGAGGGCGACGCGGCGATCGTGACCGGCGCGAGTTCCGGCATCGGCGAGGCGACGGCCCACGCGCTGGCCGAGGACGGCGCGGACGTGGCGCTGGCGGCCCGCCGCGAGGAACGGCTCGAATCGATCGCCGCCGACCTGGAGGACGCCTACGGCGTGGAGACGCTGGTCGTCCCGACGAACGTCCGCAGCGAGGACGCCGTCGACGCGCTGGTCGAGAAGACCGTCACCGAGTTCGGCGGGCTCGACCTGCTGGTGAACAACGTCGGCGTCGTCGCCGGCGATGGCGTCGACGACCTCTCGACCGAGGACTACCGCACGATGATGGAGGTCAACGTCGACGGCTACTTCTTCGCGACCCGGGCCGCGCTGCCCCACCTCCGGGAGTCCTCCGGTACTGTGGTCTTCATCGGGAGCTTCGCCGGCCAGTACCCCCGACCCTTCAACCCGGTCTACGCGGCGACGAAGTGGTGGGTCCGCGGGTTCGCCAAGAGCGTCTCCGCGGACGCCGGCGCGGACGACGTGGCCGTCACGACCATCAACCCCGCCGAGGTCCGCAGCGAGTTCGCCAGCGAGAGCGGCGAGTCCTTCGAGGACCGCTTCGACGAGGGCGAAGTCTCCGAGCCCACGGAGATCGCCGACGCCGTCCGCTTCGCCGCCAGGCAGGACCCGTCGATGGTCTCGGAACTGGACCTCTATCGGCGGGACAAGCTGACGTTCTTCTGA